The proteins below are encoded in one region of Taeniopygia guttata chromosome 15, bTaeGut7.mat, whole genome shotgun sequence:
- the GIT2 gene encoding ARF GTPase-activating protein GIT2 isoform X2, with protein MAARATRGAAAGVSARMRGAGPGLAGPVTGPAAAAAAGPAMAKRLRSSEVCADCSAQDPCWASINRGILICDECCSVHRSLGRHISQVRHLKHTPWPPTLLQMVETLYNNGANSIWEHSLLDPASVMSGRRKASPQDKVHPNKAEFIRAKYQMLAFVHRLPCREDDSVTAKDLSKQLHSSVRTGNLETCLRLLSLGAQANFFHPEKGNTPLHVAAKAGQTLQAELLAVYGADPGTQDSNGKTPVDYARQGGHHELAERLVEIQYELTDRLAFYLCGRKPEHKNGQHFVIPQMADSSLDVSELAKAAKKKLQSLSNHLFEELAMDVYDEVDRRETDAVWLATQNHSTLVTETTVVPFLPVNPEYSSTRNQGRQKLARFNAHEFATLVIDILSDAKRRQQGNSLTGSKENVELILKSISNQHSNESQDNDQPDYDSVASDEDTDLETNAAKSNRQKSLDSDLSDGPVTAQEYMQVKNALVASEVKIQQLMKVNINLSDELRIMQKKLQTLQSENTNLRRQATTNIYQVQGGSEYPDPSSNSSLKRRPSARGSRPMSMYETGSGQKPYLPMGEVTYPEENITRLQPFPPHIGRSAFVTSSSSLPSFPSTLSWSRDESTRRASKLEKQSSVSESDYDNPTTPVELEEPGSGRKGRQRSVIWQGEGSIPEDTDPAPSSSLPSTEDVIRKTEQITKNIQELLRAAQENKHDRPLERGGTSQLRHSLGTRLPGAERAPLQPLTSQQPGPASCYIPCSERIHVAVTEMAALFPKKPKSELVRTSLRLLTSSAYRLQSECRKALPAEPSPAPDIQLVTQQVIQCAYDIAKAAKQLVTITTKENNN; from the exons ATGGCGGCACGGGCGACACGCGGAGCGGCAGCGGGTGTCTCGGCGCGCAtgcgcggggccggcccggggctggcGGGGCCCGTTaccggccccgctgccgccgctgccgccggtCCCGCGATGGCGAAGCGCCTGAGGAGCAGCGAGGTCTGCGCCGACTGCAGCGCTCAGG ATCCTTGCTGGGCATCCATAAACAGGGGGATCCTGATCTGTGACGAGTGCTGCAGTGTGCACAGGAGCCTGGGCCGTCACATCTCCCAAGTGAGGCACCTCAAACACACCCCGTGGCCTCCAACACTGCTGCAG ATGGTGGAAACTCTGTACAACAACGGTGCTAATTCCATCTGGGAGCACTCCCTGCTGGACCCTGCCTCCGTGATGAGCGGGCGGCGCAAGGCCAGCCCTCAGGATAAAGTGCA TCCCAACAAAGCAGAGTTCATCAGAGCTAAATATCAAATGTTAGCGTTTGTGCATCGCCTGCCGTGCCGGGAGGACGACAGTGTGACTGCCAAGGATCTCAGCAAG cAACTGCACTCCAGTGTGAGGACGGGGAATCTGGAGACCTGTTTGCGACTGCTTTCCTTAGGAGCTCAAGCCAACTTCTTCCATCCT GAGAAAGGAAACACCCCACTGCATGTTGCTGCTAAGGCAGGACAGACTTTGCAAGCAGAACTATTGGCAGTTTATGGTGCTGATCCTGGCACACAAGATTCCAATGGGAAAACTCCAGTTGATTATGCAAG GCAAGGGGGGCACCACGAGCTGGCAGAGAGGCTGGTGGAGATCCAGTACGAGCTCACAGACAGGTTGGCTTTCTACCTCTGTGGCAGGAAACCAG AGCACAAAAATGGGCAGCACTTTGTTATACCTCAGATGGCAGACAG CAGTCTGGATGTATCAGAACTGGCAAAAGCAGCCAAGAAGAAGCTTCAGTCT CTAAGCAACCACTTATTTGAAGAACTTGCCATGGATGTGTATGATGAAGTTGACAGAAGGGAAACAGATGCAG TTTGGCTTGCTACTCAGAACCACAGCACACTCGTGACAGAGACCACTGTGGtcccttttcttcctgtaaATCCTGAATATTCCTCAACCAGGAATCAG GGAAGGCAGAAACTGGCTCGATTTAACGCCCACGAGTTTGCTACACTGGTTATAGACATTTTAAGTGATGCCAAACGAAGACAACAGGGGAATTCTCTCACTGGTTCCAAAG AAAATGTGGAGCTGATACTGAAATCAATCAGCAATCAGCACAGCAATGAAAGTCAGGACAATGACCAGCCTGATTATGACAGTGTTGCTTCAGATGAAGATACAGATCTGGAAACAAATGCAGCTAAATCAAACAGGCAGAAG AGCTTGGATTCAGACTTGTCAGATGGACCAGTGACTGCCCAGGAATATATGCAGGTTAAAAATGCCTTGGTGGCTTCTGAGGTGAAGATTCAGCAGCTAATGAAGGTGAACATCAACCTGAGTGATGAGCTGAGGATTATGCAGAAAAAG CTCCAAACTCTACAGAGTGAAAATACCAACCTCAGAAGACAGGCCACAACCAATATCTATCAGGTGCAAGGTGGTTCTGAGTACCCAGACCCCAGCAGCAATTCCTCCCTAAAGCGGCGCCCGTCGGCCCGGGGCAGCAGGCCCATGTCCATGTACGAGACTGGCTCAGGGCAGAAACCCTACCTGCCCATGGGGGAGGTCACCTACCCAGAGGAAAACATCACCAGgctgcagcccttccctccACAC ATCGGGAGGAGTGCGTTTGTGACCTCCTCTTCATCTCTaccttccttcccctccacGCTTTCCTGGTCGAGGGATGAGAGCACACGAAGG GCTTCCAAGCTGGAGAAGCAGAGCAGCGTGTCCGAGAGTGACTATGACAACCCCACCACCCctgtggagctggaggagccagg GTCGGGCAGGAAGGGCCGGCAGCGCAGCGTCATTTGGCAGGGGGAGGGATCCATCCCTGAGGACACAGacccagcccccagctccagctTGCCCAGTACAGAAGATGTGATTCGGAAAACAGAGCAGATCACCAAGAacatccaggagctgctgagagcGGCACAGGAGAACAAACATGACAG GCCCTTGGAGCGTGGGGGCACATCCCAGCTCAGACACAGCCTCGGCACACGGCTCCCCGGGGCTGAGCGAGCGCCCTTGCAGCCTCTGACCAGCCAGCAGCCCGGCCCTGCCTCCTG CTATATACCGTGCTCCGAGAGAATACATGTGGCAGTGACAGAAATGGCAGCCTTGTTCCCAAAA
- the GIT2 gene encoding ARF GTPase-activating protein GIT2 isoform X5 translates to MAARATRGAAAGVSARMRGAGPGLAGPVTGPAAAAAAGPAMAKRLRSSEVCADCSAQDPCWASINRGILICDECCSVHRSLGRHISQVRHLKHTPWPPTLLQMVETLYNNGANSIWEHSLLDPASVMSGRRKASPQDKVHPNKAEFIRAKYQMLAFVHRLPCREDDSVTAKDLSKQLHSSVRTGNLETCLRLLSLGAQANFFHPEKGNTPLHVAAKAGQTLQAELLAVYGADPGTQDSNGKTPVDYARQGGHHELAERLVEIQYELTDRLAFYLCGRKPEHKNGQHFVIPQMADSSLDVSELAKAAKKKLQSLSNHLFEELAMDVYDEVDRRETDAVWLATQNHSTLVTETTVVPFLPVNPEYSSTRNQGRQKLARFNAHEFATLVIDILSDAKRRQQGNSLTGSKENVELILKSISNQHSNESQDNDQPDYDSVASDEDTDLETNAAKSNRQKSLDSDLSDGPVTAQEYMQVKNALVASEVKIQQLMKVNINLSDELRIMQKKLQTLQSENTNLRRQATTNIYQVQGGSEYPDPSSNSSLKRRPSARGSRPMSMYETGSGQKPYLPMGEVTYPEENITRLQPFPPHIGRSAFVTSSSSLPSFPSTLSWSRDESTRRASKLEKQSSVSESDYDNPTTPVELEEPGSGRKGRQRSVIWQGEGSIPEDTDPAPSSSLPSTEDVIRKTEQITKNIQELLRAAQENKHDSYIPCSERIHVAVTEMAALFPKKPKSELVRTSLRLLTSSAYRLQSECRKALPAEPSPAPDIQLVTQQVIQCAYDIAKAAKQLVTITTKENNN, encoded by the exons ATGGCGGCACGGGCGACACGCGGAGCGGCAGCGGGTGTCTCGGCGCGCAtgcgcggggccggcccggggctggcGGGGCCCGTTaccggccccgctgccgccgctgccgccggtCCCGCGATGGCGAAGCGCCTGAGGAGCAGCGAGGTCTGCGCCGACTGCAGCGCTCAGG ATCCTTGCTGGGCATCCATAAACAGGGGGATCCTGATCTGTGACGAGTGCTGCAGTGTGCACAGGAGCCTGGGCCGTCACATCTCCCAAGTGAGGCACCTCAAACACACCCCGTGGCCTCCAACACTGCTGCAG ATGGTGGAAACTCTGTACAACAACGGTGCTAATTCCATCTGGGAGCACTCCCTGCTGGACCCTGCCTCCGTGATGAGCGGGCGGCGCAAGGCCAGCCCTCAGGATAAAGTGCA TCCCAACAAAGCAGAGTTCATCAGAGCTAAATATCAAATGTTAGCGTTTGTGCATCGCCTGCCGTGCCGGGAGGACGACAGTGTGACTGCCAAGGATCTCAGCAAG cAACTGCACTCCAGTGTGAGGACGGGGAATCTGGAGACCTGTTTGCGACTGCTTTCCTTAGGAGCTCAAGCCAACTTCTTCCATCCT GAGAAAGGAAACACCCCACTGCATGTTGCTGCTAAGGCAGGACAGACTTTGCAAGCAGAACTATTGGCAGTTTATGGTGCTGATCCTGGCACACAAGATTCCAATGGGAAAACTCCAGTTGATTATGCAAG GCAAGGGGGGCACCACGAGCTGGCAGAGAGGCTGGTGGAGATCCAGTACGAGCTCACAGACAGGTTGGCTTTCTACCTCTGTGGCAGGAAACCAG AGCACAAAAATGGGCAGCACTTTGTTATACCTCAGATGGCAGACAG CAGTCTGGATGTATCAGAACTGGCAAAAGCAGCCAAGAAGAAGCTTCAGTCT CTAAGCAACCACTTATTTGAAGAACTTGCCATGGATGTGTATGATGAAGTTGACAGAAGGGAAACAGATGCAG TTTGGCTTGCTACTCAGAACCACAGCACACTCGTGACAGAGACCACTGTGGtcccttttcttcctgtaaATCCTGAATATTCCTCAACCAGGAATCAG GGAAGGCAGAAACTGGCTCGATTTAACGCCCACGAGTTTGCTACACTGGTTATAGACATTTTAAGTGATGCCAAACGAAGACAACAGGGGAATTCTCTCACTGGTTCCAAAG AAAATGTGGAGCTGATACTGAAATCAATCAGCAATCAGCACAGCAATGAAAGTCAGGACAATGACCAGCCTGATTATGACAGTGTTGCTTCAGATGAAGATACAGATCTGGAAACAAATGCAGCTAAATCAAACAGGCAGAAG AGCTTGGATTCAGACTTGTCAGATGGACCAGTGACTGCCCAGGAATATATGCAGGTTAAAAATGCCTTGGTGGCTTCTGAGGTGAAGATTCAGCAGCTAATGAAGGTGAACATCAACCTGAGTGATGAGCTGAGGATTATGCAGAAAAAG CTCCAAACTCTACAGAGTGAAAATACCAACCTCAGAAGACAGGCCACAACCAATATCTATCAGGTGCAAGGTGGTTCTGAGTACCCAGACCCCAGCAGCAATTCCTCCCTAAAGCGGCGCCCGTCGGCCCGGGGCAGCAGGCCCATGTCCATGTACGAGACTGGCTCAGGGCAGAAACCCTACCTGCCCATGGGGGAGGTCACCTACCCAGAGGAAAACATCACCAGgctgcagcccttccctccACAC ATCGGGAGGAGTGCGTTTGTGACCTCCTCTTCATCTCTaccttccttcccctccacGCTTTCCTGGTCGAGGGATGAGAGCACACGAAGG GCTTCCAAGCTGGAGAAGCAGAGCAGCGTGTCCGAGAGTGACTATGACAACCCCACCACCCctgtggagctggaggagccagg GTCGGGCAGGAAGGGCCGGCAGCGCAGCGTCATTTGGCAGGGGGAGGGATCCATCCCTGAGGACACAGacccagcccccagctccagctTGCCCAGTACAGAAGATGTGATTCGGAAAACAGAGCAGATCACCAAGAacatccaggagctgctgagagcGGCACAGGAGAACAAACATGACAG CTATATACCGTGCTCCGAGAGAATACATGTGGCAGTGACAGAAATGGCAGCCTTGTTCCCAAAA
- the GIT2 gene encoding ARF GTPase-activating protein GIT2 isoform X1 → MAARATRGAAAGVSARMRGAGPGLAGPVTGPAAAAAAGPAMAKRLRSSEVCADCSAQDPCWASINRGILICDECCSVHRSLGRHISQVRHLKHTPWPPTLLQMVETLYNNGANSIWEHSLLDPASVMSGRRKASPQDKVHPNKAEFIRAKYQMLAFVHRLPCREDDSVTAKDLSKQLHSSVRTGNLETCLRLLSLGAQANFFHPEKGNTPLHVAAKAGQTLQAELLAVYGADPGTQDSNGKTPVDYARQGGHHELAERLVEIQYELTDRLAFYLCGRKPEHKNGQHFVIPQMADSSLDVSELAKAAKKKLQSLSNHLFEELAMDVYDEVDRRETDAVWLATQNHSTLVTETTVVPFLPVNPEYSSTRNQGRQKLARFNAHEFATLVIDILSDAKRRQQGNSLTGSKENVELILKSISNQHSNESQDNDQPDYDSVASDEDTDLETNAAKSNRQKSLDSDLSDGPVTAQEYMQVKNALVASEVKIQQLMKVNINLSDELRIMQKKLQTLQSENTNLRRQATTNIYQVQGGSEYPDPSSNSSLKRRPSARGSRPMSMYETGSGQKPYLPMGEVTYPEENITRLQPFPPHIGRSAFVTSSSSLPSFPSTLSWSRDESTRRASKLEKQSSVSESDYDNPTTPVELEEPGSGRKGRQRSVIWQGEGSIPEDTDPAPSSSLPSTEDVIRKTEQITKNIQELLRAAQENKHDSRPLERGGTSQLRHSLGTRLPGAERAPLQPLTSQQPGPASCYIPCSERIHVAVTEMAALFPKKPKSELVRTSLRLLTSSAYRLQSECRKALPAEPSPAPDIQLVTQQVIQCAYDIAKAAKQLVTITTKENNN, encoded by the exons ATGGCGGCACGGGCGACACGCGGAGCGGCAGCGGGTGTCTCGGCGCGCAtgcgcggggccggcccggggctggcGGGGCCCGTTaccggccccgctgccgccgctgccgccggtCCCGCGATGGCGAAGCGCCTGAGGAGCAGCGAGGTCTGCGCCGACTGCAGCGCTCAGG ATCCTTGCTGGGCATCCATAAACAGGGGGATCCTGATCTGTGACGAGTGCTGCAGTGTGCACAGGAGCCTGGGCCGTCACATCTCCCAAGTGAGGCACCTCAAACACACCCCGTGGCCTCCAACACTGCTGCAG ATGGTGGAAACTCTGTACAACAACGGTGCTAATTCCATCTGGGAGCACTCCCTGCTGGACCCTGCCTCCGTGATGAGCGGGCGGCGCAAGGCCAGCCCTCAGGATAAAGTGCA TCCCAACAAAGCAGAGTTCATCAGAGCTAAATATCAAATGTTAGCGTTTGTGCATCGCCTGCCGTGCCGGGAGGACGACAGTGTGACTGCCAAGGATCTCAGCAAG cAACTGCACTCCAGTGTGAGGACGGGGAATCTGGAGACCTGTTTGCGACTGCTTTCCTTAGGAGCTCAAGCCAACTTCTTCCATCCT GAGAAAGGAAACACCCCACTGCATGTTGCTGCTAAGGCAGGACAGACTTTGCAAGCAGAACTATTGGCAGTTTATGGTGCTGATCCTGGCACACAAGATTCCAATGGGAAAACTCCAGTTGATTATGCAAG GCAAGGGGGGCACCACGAGCTGGCAGAGAGGCTGGTGGAGATCCAGTACGAGCTCACAGACAGGTTGGCTTTCTACCTCTGTGGCAGGAAACCAG AGCACAAAAATGGGCAGCACTTTGTTATACCTCAGATGGCAGACAG CAGTCTGGATGTATCAGAACTGGCAAAAGCAGCCAAGAAGAAGCTTCAGTCT CTAAGCAACCACTTATTTGAAGAACTTGCCATGGATGTGTATGATGAAGTTGACAGAAGGGAAACAGATGCAG TTTGGCTTGCTACTCAGAACCACAGCACACTCGTGACAGAGACCACTGTGGtcccttttcttcctgtaaATCCTGAATATTCCTCAACCAGGAATCAG GGAAGGCAGAAACTGGCTCGATTTAACGCCCACGAGTTTGCTACACTGGTTATAGACATTTTAAGTGATGCCAAACGAAGACAACAGGGGAATTCTCTCACTGGTTCCAAAG AAAATGTGGAGCTGATACTGAAATCAATCAGCAATCAGCACAGCAATGAAAGTCAGGACAATGACCAGCCTGATTATGACAGTGTTGCTTCAGATGAAGATACAGATCTGGAAACAAATGCAGCTAAATCAAACAGGCAGAAG AGCTTGGATTCAGACTTGTCAGATGGACCAGTGACTGCCCAGGAATATATGCAGGTTAAAAATGCCTTGGTGGCTTCTGAGGTGAAGATTCAGCAGCTAATGAAGGTGAACATCAACCTGAGTGATGAGCTGAGGATTATGCAGAAAAAG CTCCAAACTCTACAGAGTGAAAATACCAACCTCAGAAGACAGGCCACAACCAATATCTATCAGGTGCAAGGTGGTTCTGAGTACCCAGACCCCAGCAGCAATTCCTCCCTAAAGCGGCGCCCGTCGGCCCGGGGCAGCAGGCCCATGTCCATGTACGAGACTGGCTCAGGGCAGAAACCCTACCTGCCCATGGGGGAGGTCACCTACCCAGAGGAAAACATCACCAGgctgcagcccttccctccACAC ATCGGGAGGAGTGCGTTTGTGACCTCCTCTTCATCTCTaccttccttcccctccacGCTTTCCTGGTCGAGGGATGAGAGCACACGAAGG GCTTCCAAGCTGGAGAAGCAGAGCAGCGTGTCCGAGAGTGACTATGACAACCCCACCACCCctgtggagctggaggagccagg GTCGGGCAGGAAGGGCCGGCAGCGCAGCGTCATTTGGCAGGGGGAGGGATCCATCCCTGAGGACACAGacccagcccccagctccagctTGCCCAGTACAGAAGATGTGATTCGGAAAACAGAGCAGATCACCAAGAacatccaggagctgctgagagcGGCACAGGAGAACAAACATGACAG CAGGCCCTTGGAGCGTGGGGGCACATCCCAGCTCAGACACAGCCTCGGCACACGGCTCCCCGGGGCTGAGCGAGCGCCCTTGCAGCCTCTGACCAGCCAGCAGCCCGGCCCTGCCTCCTG CTATATACCGTGCTCCGAGAGAATACATGTGGCAGTGACAGAAATGGCAGCCTTGTTCCCAAAA
- the GIT2 gene encoding ARF GTPase-activating protein GIT2 isoform X4, with amino-acid sequence MAARATRGAAAGVSARMRGAGPGLAGPVTGPAAAAAAGPAMAKRLRSSEVCADCSAQDPCWASINRGILICDECCSVHRSLGRHISQVRHLKHTPWPPTLLQMVETLYNNGANSIWEHSLLDPASVMSGRRKASPQDKVHPNKAEFIRAKYQMLAFVHRLPCREDDSVTAKDLSKQLHSSVRTGNLETCLRLLSLGAQANFFHPEKGNTPLHVAAKAGQTLQAELLAVYGADPGTQDSNGKTPVDYARQGGHHELAERLVEIQYELTDRLAFYLCGRKPEHKNGQHFVIPQMADSSLDVSELAKAAKKKLQSLSNHLFEELAMDVYDEVDRRETDAVWLATQNHSTLVTETTVVPFLPVNPEYSSTRNQGRQKLARFNAHEFATLVIDILSDAKRRQQGNSLTGSKENVELILKSISNQHSNESQDNDQPDYDSVASDEDTDLETNAAKSNRQKSLDSDLSDGPVTAQEYMQVKNALVASEVKIQQLMKVNINLSDELRIMQKKLQTLQSENTNLRRQATTNIYQVQGGSEYPDPSSNSSLKRRPSARGSRPMSMYETGSGQKPYLPMGEVTYPEENITRLQPFPPHASKLEKQSSVSESDYDNPTTPVELEEPGSGRKGRQRSVIWQGEGSIPEDTDPAPSSSLPSTEDVIRKTEQITKNIQELLRAAQENKHDSRPLERGGTSQLRHSLGTRLPGAERAPLQPLTSQQPGPASCYIPCSERIHVAVTEMAALFPKKPKSELVRTSLRLLTSSAYRLQSECRKALPAEPSPAPDIQLVTQQVIQCAYDIAKAAKQLVTITTKENNN; translated from the exons ATGGCGGCACGGGCGACACGCGGAGCGGCAGCGGGTGTCTCGGCGCGCAtgcgcggggccggcccggggctggcGGGGCCCGTTaccggccccgctgccgccgctgccgccggtCCCGCGATGGCGAAGCGCCTGAGGAGCAGCGAGGTCTGCGCCGACTGCAGCGCTCAGG ATCCTTGCTGGGCATCCATAAACAGGGGGATCCTGATCTGTGACGAGTGCTGCAGTGTGCACAGGAGCCTGGGCCGTCACATCTCCCAAGTGAGGCACCTCAAACACACCCCGTGGCCTCCAACACTGCTGCAG ATGGTGGAAACTCTGTACAACAACGGTGCTAATTCCATCTGGGAGCACTCCCTGCTGGACCCTGCCTCCGTGATGAGCGGGCGGCGCAAGGCCAGCCCTCAGGATAAAGTGCA TCCCAACAAAGCAGAGTTCATCAGAGCTAAATATCAAATGTTAGCGTTTGTGCATCGCCTGCCGTGCCGGGAGGACGACAGTGTGACTGCCAAGGATCTCAGCAAG cAACTGCACTCCAGTGTGAGGACGGGGAATCTGGAGACCTGTTTGCGACTGCTTTCCTTAGGAGCTCAAGCCAACTTCTTCCATCCT GAGAAAGGAAACACCCCACTGCATGTTGCTGCTAAGGCAGGACAGACTTTGCAAGCAGAACTATTGGCAGTTTATGGTGCTGATCCTGGCACACAAGATTCCAATGGGAAAACTCCAGTTGATTATGCAAG GCAAGGGGGGCACCACGAGCTGGCAGAGAGGCTGGTGGAGATCCAGTACGAGCTCACAGACAGGTTGGCTTTCTACCTCTGTGGCAGGAAACCAG AGCACAAAAATGGGCAGCACTTTGTTATACCTCAGATGGCAGACAG CAGTCTGGATGTATCAGAACTGGCAAAAGCAGCCAAGAAGAAGCTTCAGTCT CTAAGCAACCACTTATTTGAAGAACTTGCCATGGATGTGTATGATGAAGTTGACAGAAGGGAAACAGATGCAG TTTGGCTTGCTACTCAGAACCACAGCACACTCGTGACAGAGACCACTGTGGtcccttttcttcctgtaaATCCTGAATATTCCTCAACCAGGAATCAG GGAAGGCAGAAACTGGCTCGATTTAACGCCCACGAGTTTGCTACACTGGTTATAGACATTTTAAGTGATGCCAAACGAAGACAACAGGGGAATTCTCTCACTGGTTCCAAAG AAAATGTGGAGCTGATACTGAAATCAATCAGCAATCAGCACAGCAATGAAAGTCAGGACAATGACCAGCCTGATTATGACAGTGTTGCTTCAGATGAAGATACAGATCTGGAAACAAATGCAGCTAAATCAAACAGGCAGAAG AGCTTGGATTCAGACTTGTCAGATGGACCAGTGACTGCCCAGGAATATATGCAGGTTAAAAATGCCTTGGTGGCTTCTGAGGTGAAGATTCAGCAGCTAATGAAGGTGAACATCAACCTGAGTGATGAGCTGAGGATTATGCAGAAAAAG CTCCAAACTCTACAGAGTGAAAATACCAACCTCAGAAGACAGGCCACAACCAATATCTATCAGGTGCAAGGTGGTTCTGAGTACCCAGACCCCAGCAGCAATTCCTCCCTAAAGCGGCGCCCGTCGGCCCGGGGCAGCAGGCCCATGTCCATGTACGAGACTGGCTCAGGGCAGAAACCCTACCTGCCCATGGGGGAGGTCACCTACCCAGAGGAAAACATCACCAGgctgcagcccttccctccACAC GCTTCCAAGCTGGAGAAGCAGAGCAGCGTGTCCGAGAGTGACTATGACAACCCCACCACCCctgtggagctggaggagccagg GTCGGGCAGGAAGGGCCGGCAGCGCAGCGTCATTTGGCAGGGGGAGGGATCCATCCCTGAGGACACAGacccagcccccagctccagctTGCCCAGTACAGAAGATGTGATTCGGAAAACAGAGCAGATCACCAAGAacatccaggagctgctgagagcGGCACAGGAGAACAAACATGACAG CAGGCCCTTGGAGCGTGGGGGCACATCCCAGCTCAGACACAGCCTCGGCACACGGCTCCCCGGGGCTGAGCGAGCGCCCTTGCAGCCTCTGACCAGCCAGCAGCCCGGCCCTGCCTCCTG CTATATACCGTGCTCCGAGAGAATACATGTGGCAGTGACAGAAATGGCAGCCTTGTTCCCAAAA